One stretch of Thermococcus sp. MAR1 DNA includes these proteins:
- the porD gene encoding pyruvate synthase subunit PorD, translating to MAESPFKADIERVQKEYSEKMTPGAIATIPGSSVINKTGSWRVFMPEFNRDKCVRCYLCYIYCPEPAIYLDEENYPVFDYDYCKGCGICANECPTDAIIMVRETK from the coding sequence ATGGCCGAGAGTCCGTTTAAGGCCGACATTGAGAGGGTTCAGAAGGAGTATAGCGAAAAGATGACCCCAGGGGCGATAGCCACGATTCCTGGGAGCAGCGTCATAAACAAGACCGGTTCCTGGCGTGTTTTCATGCCAGAGTTCAACCGGGACAAGTGCGTCCGCTGCTACCTCTGCTACATATACTGCCCGGAGCCGGCTATCTATCTCGACGAGGAGAACTACCCGGTCTTTGACTACGACTACTGTAAGGGTTGCGGAATCTGCGCGAACGAGTGCCCGACGGATGCAATAATAATGGTTAGGGAGACCAAGTGA
- a CDS encoding 3-methyl-2-oxobutanoate dehydrogenase subunit beta yields MEIPENVKKRLSIPAEEHFYAGHTACQGCGASLGIRYVLKAYGRKTIFTIPACCSTIIAGAWPYNTLDANLFHTAFETTGAVMGGIEAALKAMGYKVKGEDGIMVVGWAGDGGTADIGLQALSGFLERGHDAVYIMYDNEAYMNTGIQRSGSTPYGAWTTNTPGGKKHFLERRHKKKVIDIVIAHEIPYAATASIAFPEDFIRKLKKARKIPGPSFIQLFAPCPTGWRSPTDKSIELARLAVQTAYFPLFEYENGKYKINMPSTKKEPKPIEEFLKLQGRFKYMTKEDIEILQEWVNHEWEKLKKLAEVFG; encoded by the coding sequence ATGGAGATTCCCGAGAACGTTAAGAAGAGGTTGAGCATTCCCGCTGAGGAGCACTTTTACGCTGGCCATACAGCCTGCCAAGGGTGTGGTGCCTCGCTCGGTATTCGCTACGTGCTGAAGGCGTACGGAAGGAAGACCATATTCACAATCCCGGCGTGCTGTTCGACCATCATAGCCGGTGCGTGGCCTTACAACACCCTTGATGCCAACCTGTTCCACACGGCATTTGAGACCACCGGTGCCGTGATGGGTGGCATTGAGGCCGCTCTGAAGGCTATGGGGTACAAGGTCAAGGGCGAGGACGGAATAATGGTCGTCGGGTGGGCCGGCGACGGTGGAACTGCCGATATAGGCCTGCAGGCACTCTCAGGCTTCCTCGAAAGGGGACACGATGCAGTTTACATAATGTACGACAACGAGGCCTACATGAACACCGGAATCCAGAGGTCCGGCTCGACCCCCTACGGAGCCTGGACCACCAACACCCCCGGCGGAAAGAAGCACTTCCTCGAGAGGAGGCACAAGAAGAAGGTCATCGACATAGTCATCGCCCACGAGATACCCTACGCGGCAACTGCCAGCATAGCCTTCCCAGAGGACTTCATAAGGAAGCTCAAGAAGGCCAGAAAAATACCGGGTCCGAGCTTCATACAGCTCTTCGCCCCGTGCCCGACAGGCTGGCGCTCACCGACCGACAAGAGCATCGAGCTTGCCCGCTTAGCAGTCCAGACCGCCTACTTCCCGCTCTTTGAGTACGAGAACGGAAAGTACAAGATCAACATGCCCTCAACTAAGAAGGAGCCCAAACCAATAGAGGAGTTCCTCAAGCTCCAGGGCAGGTTCAAGTACATGACCAAGGAGGACATAGAGATCCTCCAGGAGTGGGTCAACCACGAGTGGGAGAAGCTCAAGAAGCTCGCCGAGGTATTCGGCTGA
- the porA gene encoding pyruvate ferredoxin oxidoreductase translates to MAEYKPIRKVVSGNYAAAYAVKHARVEVVAAYPITPQTSIIEKIAEFLANGEIEGLEYVPVESEHSAMAACIGASATGARAFTATSAQGLALMHEMLHWAAGARLPIVMVDVNRAMAPPWSVWDDQTDSLAQRDTGWMQFYAENNQEVYDGVLMAFKIAETVNVPTMVIESAFILSHTYDVVEMIPQELVDEFLPPRKPLYTLTDFDNPVSIGALATPNDYYEFRYKLAKAHEEAKKVIKEVGKEFGERFGRDYSQMIELYRTEDADFVFMGMGSLMGTVKQAVDVLREEGYKVGAAKVRWFRPFPKEELYELAKGVDGIAVLDRNFSFGQEGILFTEAKGALYNTNAKPLMKNYIVGLGGRDFTVSDVRKIAENMKAIIEKGELDVEVDWYHLKR, encoded by the coding sequence ATGGCCGAGTACAAGCCCATTAGGAAGGTTGTGAGCGGCAACTACGCCGCTGCATACGCCGTCAAGCACGCCCGCGTTGAGGTCGTCGCGGCCTACCCGATCACTCCCCAGACGAGCATCATCGAGAAGATAGCCGAATTCTTGGCCAACGGCGAGATCGAGGGACTTGAGTACGTTCCGGTGGAAAGCGAGCACTCAGCCATGGCCGCCTGTATAGGTGCCAGTGCCACCGGCGCCAGGGCATTCACTGCAACCTCCGCCCAGGGTCTCGCGCTCATGCACGAGATGCTCCACTGGGCAGCTGGGGCGAGGCTCCCGATAGTTATGGTCGATGTGAACCGTGCAATGGCTCCCCCCTGGAGCGTCTGGGACGACCAGACCGACAGTTTAGCTCAGCGCGACACCGGCTGGATGCAGTTCTACGCCGAGAACAACCAGGAAGTTTACGATGGCGTGCTGATGGCATTCAAGATAGCCGAGACGGTTAACGTCCCCACTATGGTCATAGAAAGCGCCTTCATACTGAGCCACACCTACGACGTCGTCGAGATGATCCCCCAGGAGCTGGTTGACGAGTTCCTCCCGCCGAGGAAGCCTCTCTACACCCTCACAGACTTCGACAACCCAGTGTCGATAGGTGCCCTTGCAACGCCGAACGATTACTATGAGTTCCGTTACAAACTCGCCAAGGCCCATGAGGAGGCAAAGAAGGTTATAAAAGAAGTCGGAAAGGAGTTCGGCGAGCGCTTTGGAAGGGACTACAGCCAGATGATCGAGCTCTACAGGACCGAGGATGCCGACTTCGTCTTCATGGGCATGGGCTCGCTCATGGGAACCGTCAAGCAGGCCGTTGACGTCCTCCGCGAGGAGGGCTACAAGGTGGGAGCAGCAAAGGTCCGCTGGTTCAGGCCCTTCCCGAAGGAAGAACTGTACGAGCTCGCAAAGGGCGTTGATGGCATAGCCGTCCTCGACAGGAACTTCTCCTTCGGACAGGAGGGCATACTCTTCACCGAGGCCAAGGGAGCGCTCTACAACACCAATGCAAAGCCGCTCATGAAGAACTACATAGTCGGCCTCGGAGGAAGGGACTTCACCGTCAGCGACGTCAGGAAGATAGCCGAGAACATGAAGGCGATAATCGAGAAGGGAGAGCTTGATGTAGAGGTGGACTGGTACCACCTTAAGAGGTGA
- a CDS encoding 3-methyl-2-oxobutanoate dehydrogenase subunit delta — MNTLFGERKEGATKIVLKSVDEYPEAPISLGTTLSNFTGDWRTFIPVIDDDKCVKCYICWKFCPEPAIFIREDGYVGVDYDYCKGCGICANECPTNAITMEKEEK; from the coding sequence GTGAACACGTTGTTTGGTGAAAGGAAGGAAGGGGCAACCAAGATCGTCCTCAAATCTGTGGACGAGTATCCTGAGGCCCCCATCAGTCTGGGAACCACTCTGAGCAACTTTACTGGGGATTGGAGAACATTCATACCCGTGATAGACGACGACAAGTGCGTCAAGTGCTACATCTGCTGGAAGTTCTGCCCGGAGCCGGCAATATTCATCCGTGAGGATGGGTATGTTGGAGTGGACTACGACTACTGTAAGGGTTGCGGAATCTGCGCGAACGAGTGCCCGACCAACGCTATAACAATGGAGAAGGAGGAGAAGTGA
- a CDS encoding pyruvate/ketoisovalerate ferredoxin oxidoreductase subunit gamma: MIEIRFHGRGGQGAVTAANILASAAFLEGKYVQAFPFFGVERRGAPVTAFTRIDEKPIRIKTQIYEPDIVVVLDPSLLDTVDVTAGLKDDGIVIVNTEKSKEEVLEKLKKKPAKLALVDATTIALDVLGLPITNTAILGAVSKATGVVTLEHVQKAIQDVFSGALGEKNAKAAEEAFNKTAIYEL, from the coding sequence ATGATAGAGATTCGTTTTCACGGTAGGGGTGGACAGGGCGCAGTTACCGCCGCCAATATACTAGCCTCAGCTGCTTTCCTTGAGGGCAAGTACGTCCAGGCGTTCCCGTTCTTCGGTGTTGAGAGGCGTGGAGCGCCGGTTACGGCATTCACCAGGATTGACGAGAAGCCGATAAGGATAAAGACCCAGATCTACGAGCCGGACATAGTAGTCGTCCTCGATCCCAGCCTTCTCGACACAGTTGACGTTACAGCGGGTCTCAAGGACGACGGCATAGTCATCGTCAACACCGAGAAGAGCAAGGAGGAGGTTCTTGAGAAGCTCAAAAAGAAGCCGGCCAAGCTGGCCCTCGTCGATGCTACCACCATAGCCCTCGACGTCCTAGGACTGCCCATCACCAACACCGCAATCCTCGGTGCGGTCTCAAAGGCCACAGGCGTCGTTACCCTCGAGCACGTCCAGAAGGCCATCCAGGACGTCTTCTCCGGAGCCCTTGGCGAGAAGAACGCCAAGGCAGCTGAAGAAGCATTCAACAAGACCGCCATTTACGAGCTCTGA
- the hflX gene encoding GTPase HflX, whose product MRAIGVIRKSRRDRISREEFEELLRSAGYEVVAILEQNREEHPKYNIGKGKLEELKELVRELKPDRVIFANKLTPSQAYNLWKELRVEIIDKWQLVLEIFERRAHSKEAKLQVELASLQYEVPLVKEAIRRIKLGDRAGFKGMGEYQTRQYLKHIRYRMGRIRKELEKVKADRAVKRKRREEVGFILLALAGYTNAGKSTLLNTLAREEIEARNQMFTTLDTTTRRFKLSGKRVLLTDTVGFIDGLPPFIVEAFHSTLEEIVKADIILLVLDVSEPWGEIRRKFLASLNVLRELRALDKPMIVVLNKIDLTTDEDVRDKAKRIWEIIEERGINVSRVVAISAKLNQLEELYSALEEVILTLPKYSAFEITVDDPEKVPQVMALINAIGEVLNVEYGEETRIEAYIQTGMIKELTRLGVGIKRLN is encoded by the coding sequence ATGAGGGCGATAGGGGTCATAAGGAAATCAAGGCGGGACAGGATAAGCCGCGAGGAGTTTGAGGAACTCCTGAGGAGTGCCGGCTACGAGGTAGTGGCGATTCTGGAGCAGAACAGGGAAGAGCATCCCAAGTACAACATCGGAAAGGGCAAGCTGGAGGAGCTGAAGGAGCTCGTGAGAGAGCTCAAGCCGGATAGGGTGATATTCGCCAATAAGCTCACGCCTAGCCAGGCCTACAACCTCTGGAAGGAGCTGAGGGTTGAAATCATTGACAAGTGGCAGCTCGTCCTTGAGATATTCGAGAGGCGGGCACATTCCAAGGAGGCCAAGCTCCAGGTTGAACTCGCCTCCCTTCAGTACGAGGTTCCGCTGGTTAAGGAAGCAATTAGGAGAATCAAGCTTGGCGACAGGGCAGGCTTCAAGGGTATGGGTGAATACCAGACCAGGCAGTACCTCAAGCACATCAGGTATAGAATGGGCAGGATAAGGAAAGAGCTGGAAAAAGTCAAGGCCGACCGGGCTGTAAAGAGGAAACGCCGTGAGGAGGTCGGCTTCATACTCCTCGCCCTGGCAGGATACACCAACGCCGGCAAGTCAACGCTACTCAACACCCTGGCAAGGGAGGAGATAGAGGCGAGAAACCAGATGTTCACGACTCTCGATACAACCACACGGCGCTTCAAGCTCTCGGGAAAGAGGGTTCTCCTGACTGACACGGTTGGCTTCATAGACGGGCTTCCCCCCTTCATAGTCGAGGCATTTCACTCGACGCTGGAGGAGATCGTGAAGGCGGATATAATACTCCTCGTGCTCGACGTCAGCGAGCCCTGGGGCGAGATAAGGAGAAAGTTTCTGGCTTCCCTCAACGTCCTCAGGGAACTGAGGGCCCTTGATAAACCAATGATAGTCGTGCTCAACAAGATAGACCTGACCACGGATGAGGACGTGAGGGACAAGGCAAAGAGGATATGGGAGATAATCGAGGAGCGTGGTATAAACGTCTCCCGCGTGGTGGCAATATCTGCAAAGCTCAACCAGCTGGAGGAACTCTATAGTGCCCTGGAGGAGGTCATACTAACCCTGCCCAAGTACAGTGCCTTTGAGATAACCGTGGACGATCCGGAGAAGGTGCCACAGGTTATGGCGCTGATAAACGCCATCGGCGAGGTTCTGAATGTGGAGTATGGGGAAGAAACGAGGATAGAAGCGTACATTCAGACGGGGATGATAAAGGAGCTGACGAGGCTCGGGGTTGGAATAAAGAGACTAAACTAG
- a CDS encoding carboxymuconolactone decarboxylase family protein yields the protein MDYDEVNVKLQEIEELLDKLGKEHPKEISAFSRFLRETLDNKALTTREKELIALALGIAQGCEWCIYLHTQKALAAGAKPEELIEAGLVAVLMAGGPALMHLIPLVKAIENFEKGQRT from the coding sequence ATGGATTACGACGAGGTTAACGTCAAACTTCAGGAAATAGAAGAGCTCCTCGACAAACTCGGAAAGGAGCACCCGAAGGAGATATCGGCCTTCTCCCGCTTCCTGCGTGAGACCCTCGACAACAAGGCACTGACAACCCGTGAGAAGGAGCTCATAGCCCTTGCCCTTGGCATCGCCCAGGGCTGCGAGTGGTGCATCTACCTCCACACCCAGAAGGCCCTCGCCGCCGGCGCAAAGCCTGAGGAGCTTATAGAGGCAGGACTTGTCGCGGTTCTCATGGCCGGTGGTCCGGCGCTGATGCATCTCATCCCGCTCGTGAAGGCTATAGAGAACTTCGAAAAAGGGCAAAGGACATGA
- a CDS encoding nascent polypeptide-associated complex protein, whose amino-acid sequence MMGMNPRQMKKLMRQMGIKMEELNGVKEVVIRLENREIIIRDPAVTVITAQGEKSYQIIGPEEVRAIVSIPEEDIKLVMEQTGVDYEAAKKALEEAKGDLAEAILKLSGE is encoded by the coding sequence ATGATGGGAATGAACCCCCGGCAAATGAAGAAGCTCATGCGCCAGATGGGCATCAAGATGGAGGAGCTCAATGGCGTCAAGGAAGTCGTAATCAGACTTGAGAACAGGGAGATAATCATAAGAGACCCCGCGGTCACGGTTATCACTGCGCAGGGCGAGAAGAGCTACCAGATAATCGGGCCCGAGGAGGTCAGGGCGATAGTCAGCATCCCCGAGGAGGACATAAAACTCGTGATGGAGCAGACCGGCGTTGACTACGAGGCCGCAAAGAAGGCCCTGGAGGAGGCCAAAGGGGACCTGGCAGAGGCGATACTTAAACTGAGCGGGGAGTGA
- a CDS encoding AbrB/MazE/SpoVT family DNA-binding domain-containing protein, with translation MAVEVVRLDDNGRVYLPASIRKNLRSREFYVEEKDGRIILIPVREKLMKYRGIFRGENLTGEEIDEIVDEETEKLLRGEL, from the coding sequence ATGGCAGTGGAAGTTGTGAGGCTCGACGACAACGGGAGGGTTTACCTCCCCGCCAGCATCAGGAAAAACCTCCGTTCCAGGGAGTTCTACGTCGAGGAGAAGGACGGCAGGATAATCCTGATTCCCGTCAGGGAGAAGCTGATGAAATACCGGGGAATTTTCCGGGGGGAAAACCTTACAGGTGAAGAAATTGACGAAATCGTGGACGAAGAAACTGAAAAGCTCCTGAGGGGAGAGCTGTGA
- a CDS encoding type II toxin-antitoxin system VapC family toxin: protein MRVYVDVNVIYYHLTDNPEFSDRATDLLEEHYGSMITSSLTVWQLYILLRRLNSNGRFDLMEILPELGIRVVPLTPEILMEAERVEKLDFDGAIHYTTMKKYGVKRILSNDRNFDKIEGIKRVF, encoded by the coding sequence GTGAGGGTCTACGTTGATGTTAACGTGATCTACTACCACCTTACTGATAACCCCGAGTTCTCTGATAGGGCCACCGATTTGCTGGAAGAACATTACGGGTCAATGATAACCTCATCTCTGACCGTTTGGCAGCTCTATATACTCCTCAGAAGGCTGAACAGTAACGGAAGGTTTGACCTTATGGAAATACTTCCGGAACTTGGGATTCGAGTCGTCCCGCTGACGCCTGAAATTCTCATGGAAGCGGAGAGAGTAGAAAAGCTGGATTTTGATGGCGCCATTCACTACACCACAATGAAGAAGTACGGCGTGAAGAGGATACTCTCGAACGACAGGAACTTTGACAAAATTGAGGGAATAAAGAGGGTATTTTAG
- a CDS encoding lipopolysaccharide assembly protein LapB, whose amino-acid sequence MDKLKAYLIGFLIAILAIAAGIVWYGGWTMLLRVILTLGFLGVTLMLLFFTGLTLYAESWKYGIILAVFTAISGYGLYLSATWRSLNVVAGIIVFFIAIVAFGIWYISEPDLSLADRFRSAEKLEKMGKYKAAARKYEKAGNYLKAAEMYEKLGWMESAAWAYEKAEKYEKAAEIYEQLYEKEKDTYYLKEAHEYWKKAGNMDRAAKALERYAEEEPWFWEDVAKLYEELGNEEKAREAWEKALEYYQKEAQEEGVFYEDVGNIARKLGKEGLAREAYQKFLEYCLKEAEQDPMWWKHVAEAYDYLGEKDKAEEARKKYEEYRAKIMKANEETSKFPEEKENQS is encoded by the coding sequence ATGGACAAGCTCAAAGCGTACCTAATCGGTTTCCTGATAGCAATCCTAGCAATAGCCGCTGGAATAGTCTGGTACGGCGGCTGGACAATGCTGCTCAGGGTTATCCTGACCCTCGGCTTCCTCGGCGTCACCCTGATGCTGCTCTTCTTTACCGGACTGACGCTCTACGCCGAGAGCTGGAAGTACGGGATAATCCTTGCGGTCTTCACCGCGATAAGCGGCTACGGCCTCTACCTGAGCGCCACCTGGCGGAGCCTCAACGTCGTTGCCGGTATAATAGTCTTCTTCATCGCGATAGTTGCCTTCGGCATCTGGTATATCAGCGAGCCGGATTTAAGCCTGGCAGACCGCTTCCGCTCGGCGGAAAAACTCGAAAAGATGGGCAAATACAAGGCCGCGGCAAGGAAGTACGAGAAGGCCGGAAACTACCTGAAGGCCGCTGAGATGTACGAGAAGCTCGGCTGGATGGAGAGCGCCGCCTGGGCCTACGAGAAGGCCGAGAAGTACGAGAAGGCGGCGGAGATTTACGAGCAGCTGTATGAGAAGGAGAAGGACACCTACTACCTCAAGGAGGCCCACGAGTACTGGAAGAAGGCGGGAAACATGGATAGGGCAGCTAAAGCCCTTGAGCGCTACGCCGAGGAGGAGCCGTGGTTCTGGGAGGACGTGGCGAAGCTCTACGAAGAGCTGGGCAACGAGGAGAAGGCCAGGGAAGCATGGGAAAAGGCCCTGGAGTACTACCAGAAGGAAGCCCAGGAGGAGGGGGTCTTTTACGAGGACGTTGGAAACATAGCGAGAAAGCTTGGAAAGGAGGGGCTGGCGAGGGAGGCATACCAGAAGTTCCTTGAATACTGCCTGAAAGAGGCGGAGCAGGACCCCATGTGGTGGAAGCACGTTGCTGAGGCCTACGACTACCTGGGAGAGAAGGACAAGGCGGAAGAGGCCAGAAAGAAATACGAGGAGTACAGGGCGAAGATCATGAAGGCCAACGAGGAGACCTCGAAGTTCCCGGAGGAGAAGGAGAACCAGAGCTAA
- the otg gene encoding methylated-DNA--protein-cysteine methyltransferase produces MLSVGRFDIAGREVWIGVVHSEKIQGITFSLEREQFESNINRLLAFLRKRGVSVDAARKKSQYPSLVMEVITGELNNEELLSMLSFEGVTPFERRVYEWLTKNVKRGSVITYGNLAKAVGTSPRAIGGAMKRNPYPIVVPCHRVVARDGIGYYTPRLEEKMFLLEIEGVEGWTSSKRT; encoded by the coding sequence ATGCTGAGCGTAGGGAGGTTTGATATAGCGGGCAGAGAGGTATGGATAGGGGTAGTCCACTCCGAAAAAATCCAGGGAATAACGTTCTCCCTGGAAAGGGAGCAGTTTGAGAGCAACATAAACCGCCTCTTGGCCTTTCTAAGAAAGAGGGGCGTTAGCGTTGACGCCGCGAGGAAAAAGAGCCAGTACCCATCTCTGGTAATGGAAGTTATCACCGGAGAGCTCAACAACGAGGAGCTCCTCTCGATGCTGTCCTTCGAGGGAGTTACTCCCTTCGAGAGGCGAGTTTACGAATGGCTCACGAAAAACGTTAAAAGAGGGAGCGTTATAACATACGGTAACCTTGCGAAGGCCGTGGGAACGTCTCCACGGGCAATCGGCGGGGCCATGAAGAGGAACCCGTACCCGATAGTCGTTCCCTGCCACAGGGTTGTGGCTCGCGATGGTATCGGTTACTACACTCCGAGGCTGGAGGAGAAGATGTTCCTGCTCGAAATTGAGGGGGTGGAAGGATGGACAAGCTCAAAGCGTACCTAA
- a CDS encoding RNA methyltransferase, translated as MISVVLVEPEGPANIGMVARTMKNFGFSRLVLVNPNVTEESYSYAVHAVDVLEDALILESFEEALGLFDLAVGTTGKPGKSYIPERAPLMPWELGETLHGYSGRVGLFFGRESIGLKNDEMAKLDFTVTIPTSEAYPVMNLAQSVAVILYELAKERPEANVHSLEPATRREKVELVNAWEKLLEVLNYPKDAERRKVFVKVFRRFVGRAALYGREVHTLIGPIRKASKKLEECGDAERREV; from the coding sequence ATGATAAGCGTTGTTCTCGTCGAGCCAGAGGGGCCGGCGAACATAGGGATGGTAGCGAGAACCATGAAGAACTTCGGCTTCTCCAGGTTAGTCCTCGTTAATCCGAACGTCACCGAGGAAAGCTACAGCTACGCAGTTCACGCGGTGGATGTTCTCGAAGACGCGCTGATATTGGAGAGCTTTGAGGAGGCTCTGGGGCTTTTTGACCTCGCCGTTGGAACGACAGGAAAGCCCGGGAAAAGCTACATCCCCGAAAGGGCACCGCTGATGCCCTGGGAGCTGGGAGAAACCCTACATGGCTATTCTGGGAGAGTCGGCCTCTTCTTCGGCAGGGAGAGCATCGGCCTGAAGAACGATGAGATGGCAAAGCTCGACTTCACGGTAACGATTCCGACAAGTGAGGCCTATCCGGTCATGAACCTTGCCCAATCCGTTGCCGTTATCCTCTACGAGCTTGCGAAGGAGAGGCCAGAAGCTAACGTCCACTCCCTCGAGCCCGCAACGAGGAGGGAGAAGGTGGAGCTGGTGAATGCCTGGGAAAAACTGTTAGAGGTTCTTAACTACCCCAAAGACGCCGAGAGGAGGAAGGTCTTCGTAAAGGTCTTCAGGCGTTTCGTTGGCAGGGCTGCCCTCTACGGGAGGGAGGTTCACACGCTCATCGGGCCGATCAGGAAAGCCTCTAAAAAACTGGAGGAATGCGGAGATGCTGAGCGTAGGGAGGTTTGA
- a CDS encoding 2-dehydropantoate 2-reductase → MKIYVLGAGSIGSLFGALLTRAGNDVTLIGREEQVRAINENGLHVSGFEEFTVHPEASLYAPDEPPELLILSTKSYSTKAALECARNCIGPETWILSIQNGLGNEELALKVTPNVMGGITTNGAMLVEWGHVRWTGKGITVIGRYPRGSDPFVGKVAGVFNASGLETHVTENVNGWKWAKTIVNSVINGLGTVLEVKNGFLKDNPYLEAISVEIAREGCLVAQQLGVQFEMHPLELLWDTIERTRENYNSTLQDIRRGKRTEVDYIHGKIVEYASSVGIEAPRNELLWALIKAKEGQSR, encoded by the coding sequence ATGAAGATTTACGTACTCGGTGCGGGGAGCATAGGCTCGCTCTTCGGAGCCCTACTTACAAGGGCCGGCAACGACGTAACGCTCATCGGAAGGGAGGAGCAGGTAAGGGCCATAAACGAGAACGGGCTACACGTTTCTGGATTTGAGGAGTTCACTGTGCATCCGGAGGCAAGCCTCTACGCGCCCGATGAGCCCCCGGAGCTTCTGATACTCTCGACCAAGTCCTACTCTACCAAGGCCGCCCTTGAGTGTGCGCGCAACTGCATCGGGCCAGAGACGTGGATTCTCAGCATTCAGAACGGCCTGGGCAACGAGGAGCTTGCGTTGAAGGTTACGCCCAATGTTATGGGAGGGATAACCACGAACGGGGCGATGCTGGTCGAGTGGGGGCACGTGAGGTGGACAGGAAAGGGAATTACCGTCATCGGCAGGTATCCTAGAGGAAGCGACCCCTTCGTCGGAAAGGTCGCCGGGGTTTTCAACGCCTCCGGCCTGGAAACCCACGTCACGGAGAACGTGAATGGATGGAAATGGGCAAAGACCATAGTCAACTCAGTCATCAATGGGTTGGGAACGGTCCTTGAAGTAAAAAACGGCTTTTTGAAGGATAACCCGTACCTTGAAGCGATATCGGTTGAGATCGCCAGGGAGGGATGCCTCGTCGCCCAGCAGCTTGGCGTCCAGTTCGAGATGCACCCCTTGGAGCTCCTGTGGGACACGATAGAGCGCACTAGGGAGAACTACAACTCCACCCTCCAGGACATAAGGAGGGGGAAGAGGACGGAGGTTGACTACATCCATGGCAAGATAGTGGAGTACGCTAGCTCCGTCGGCATCGAGGCCCCGAGAAACGAGCTCCTCTGGGCACTCATCAAGGCAAAGGAAGGGCAAAGTAGATAA
- a CDS encoding TIGR00153 family protein: MPIFGGKESSVFEAIESHLEVVKESLVAFRELMNAYLDGDFERARAFEREVDQLESKADTLRRGIETMLYEGAFLPANRGDYVRLSELIDQVADAAESAAHTLILAKPKAPMELKGEIMELVESAIESYAILEDAVNALNSDVDRAIELAKAVEDAEEKADEVEYDVKGKVFESETITTYAKLIWNQILTKIGDIADRAEDASDQVMLMAIKRRG, translated from the coding sequence ATGCCCATATTCGGTGGTAAAGAGAGCAGCGTCTTTGAAGCCATCGAGAGTCACCTTGAGGTCGTTAAAGAGTCTCTGGTCGCTTTCAGGGAGCTTATGAACGCCTATCTCGACGGGGACTTCGAGAGGGCCAGGGCCTTTGAGAGGGAGGTTGACCAGCTTGAGAGCAAGGCCGACACGCTCAGGAGAGGCATAGAGACAATGCTCTACGAGGGCGCATTTCTGCCCGCCAACAGGGGGGACTACGTGAGGCTGAGCGAGCTCATCGACCAGGTGGCTGACGCTGCCGAGAGCGCGGCCCACACTCTGATTCTTGCGAAGCCGAAGGCGCCGATGGAGCTAAAGGGCGAGATTATGGAGCTCGTGGAGTCGGCAATAGAAAGCTACGCCATCCTTGAGGATGCCGTTAATGCCCTCAACTCCGACGTTGACAGGGCGATAGAGTTGGCCAAAGCCGTTGAGGACGCCGAGGAAAAGGCCGACGAGGTTGAGTACGACGTCAAGGGCAAGGTTTTTGAGAGCGAGACAATCACGACCTACGCCAAGCTTATCTGGAACCAGATACTGACGAAGATAGGTGACATAGCAGACCGTGCTGAGGACGCTTCCGACCAGGTTATGCTCATGGCCATAAAAAGAAGGGGATGA